The following proteins are co-located in the Spea bombifrons isolate aSpeBom1 chromosome 3, aSpeBom1.2.pri, whole genome shotgun sequence genome:
- the LOC128483507 gene encoding complement C1q tumor necrosis factor-related protein 2-like, which yields MISRLLIQLLLCSLWGILKTTALLRLTSSPLFPMDTLNGVGTEETKQTLSVLFDLGTTETDTVTDGGTQESPQSSVTSTVTPALNNVTDGAENNIILQALTPTSIDPRQSVSLDVSNFTNNDNALTVLDSASKENKNNVTLTPLLQVDNTLPYEDQFGPFLEIPTENNTTGKECFCTIPGPTGQKGNRGEKGDPGELGITGGRGPQGFKGAKGSPGLEGTKGDKGNTGEPGRAGLVGPKGEPGDLCSLCEKGGKGTRGPPGIDGIQGLKGMKGEPGLKGEIGSKGNPGEKGSQGSEGLKGNTGEKGHTGLMGLRGPSGPKGDRGFPGNMGPPGIQGPPGIPGRKGEKGQRGGHTEHENTAFSVGLKWRKNALNSVGPLIFDKIYVNENNVYNVNSGIFVASIDGIYFFKYQLSILHSQSISVGLFLNGQKALQTQARPYEQGVCQTSGSLLLHLHEDDEVWIQVLSGIRNILIPDDNTDSVFLGFLLYPIED from the exons ATGATATCAAGACTGTTAATACAATTATTGCTATGCAGCTTGTGGGGTATACTAAAAACAACTGCTCTCTTGAGACTAACTTCCAGTCCTCTATTTCCAATGGATACACTGAATGGTGTGGGGACTGAGGAAACCAAACAAACACTCAGTGTTCTTTTTGATCTTGGGACAACTGAAACTGATACAGTCACAGATGGTGGGACTCAAGAAAGTCCTCAGTCTTCTGTAACATCTACAGTAACCCCTGCTTTAAACAACGTGACAGATGGAgcagaaaataatattatactTCAAGCGCTAACTCCAACCAGTATTGATCCCAGGCAATCAGTTAGTTTAGACGTGTCCAACTTTACCAACAATGACAATGCCTTGACTGTACTAGATAGTGCCTccaaagagaataaaaacaatgttactTTAACCCCATTACTACAGGTAGACAATACCCTTCCGTATGAGGATCAGTTTGGTCCTTTTTTGGAAATACCTACAGAGAACAACACGACAGGAAAAGAATGCTTCTGTACTATTCCAGGACCCACAGGACAAAAGGGAAACAGAGGTGAAAAGGGGGATCCAG GTGAGCTTGGAATTACTGGTGGTAGAGGACCTCAGGGATTCAAAGGAGCCAAAGGAAGTCCTGGACTCGAAGGTACCAAAGGAGACAAAGGTAACACAGGTGAACCAGGAAGGGCAGGCCTCGTTGGGCCAAAAGGTGAGCCAGGGGACCTGTGTTCCCTTTGTGAAAAAGGTGGAAAGGGAACCAGAGGTCCTCCTGGTATTGATGGTATCCAAGGGCTAAAAGGCATGAAAGGTGAACCAGGCTTGAAAGGAGAGATTGGATCCAAGGGGAACCCTGGGGAAAAAGGTTCTCAGGGTTCAGAAGGCTTGAAAGGAAACACTGGTGAAAAGGGACATACAGGATTAATGGGACTTCGTGGTCCAAGTGGACCAAAAGGGGATCGAGGATTTCCAGGAAACATGGGGCCACCAGGAATCCAAGGACCACCAGGGATACCTggaagaaagggagaaaaaggacAGAGAGGAGGACACACAGAGCATGAAAACACTGCATTCTCAGTAGGCTTAAAATGGAGAAAGAATGCTTTAAATTCAGTAGGACCTTTGATATTTGACAAGATTTATGTTAACGAAAATAATGTGTACAATGTAAATTCTGGTATATTTGTTGCCAGTATTGACGGTATCTACTTCTTCAAATACCAGTTAAGTATATTACATAGCCAGTCCATTAGTGTTGGTCTGTTTCTTAATGGTCAAAAAGCATTGCAGACACAGGCTAGGCCATATGAGCAAGGTGTCTGCCAAACATCCGGCTCTCTACTACTTCATCTACATGAAGATGATGAAGTTTGGATTCAAGTTTTAAGTGGCATACGAAATATCTTGATTCCTGATGATAACACAGATTCTGTATTCTTAGGATTTTTACTGTATCCTATAGAAGACTAG